The Streptomyces sp. NBC_01275 genome has a segment encoding these proteins:
- a CDS encoding acyl-CoA dehydrogenase family protein, with the protein MDFGYAREDDDFRTEAREWLAAHAPYGGDRRAWERALGEAGWIGIGWGEGGYGNRAASLTQQVAWAEEYARSGAPARSGHIGENLLAPTLLAHGTAEQKARFLPPIAAGAELWCQGYSEPGAGSDLAGVRTKAELAPDGAGYVLTGQKIWTSLAHEADWCFVLARTDPESTRHHGLSFLLVPMDQPGRIEVRPIRQLTGTSDFNEVFFDGAYARVEHVVGAPGDGWRVAMSLLGFERGVSTLAQQIGFAQELGRVIRTAVETGAAADPVVRERLVRLWAELRTMRWNALRTLGRSSGDRGAPSVAKLLWAGWHQRLGEAAVQVRGAAASVGPADWSPSTPYELDDAQQLFLFSRADTIYGGSDQVQRTIIAERVLGLPRQPRGSGDRGAA; encoded by the coding sequence GTGGATTTCGGATACGCGCGCGAGGACGACGACTTTCGCACCGAAGCTCGGGAATGGTTGGCCGCGCACGCTCCGTACGGCGGTGACCGTCGTGCCTGGGAACGTGCGCTCGGCGAAGCCGGATGGATCGGGATCGGGTGGGGGGAAGGCGGCTACGGGAACCGGGCCGCCTCGCTCACCCAGCAGGTCGCCTGGGCCGAGGAGTACGCCCGGTCGGGGGCCCCGGCGCGGTCCGGGCACATCGGGGAGAATCTGCTCGCGCCGACGCTGCTCGCGCACGGGACGGCGGAGCAGAAGGCCCGTTTTCTGCCTCCGATCGCGGCCGGGGCCGAGCTCTGGTGTCAGGGCTACAGCGAGCCGGGGGCCGGATCGGACCTCGCGGGAGTGCGTACGAAGGCCGAACTCGCCCCGGACGGCGCGGGGTACGTGCTCACCGGGCAGAAGATCTGGACGTCCCTCGCCCATGAGGCCGACTGGTGTTTCGTGCTGGCCCGTACCGACCCGGAGTCGACGCGCCACCACGGGCTGAGTTTCCTGCTCGTGCCGATGGACCAGCCGGGCCGGATCGAGGTGCGGCCGATCCGGCAGCTGACCGGCACCAGCGACTTCAACGAGGTCTTCTTCGACGGGGCGTACGCGCGCGTGGAGCATGTCGTCGGCGCGCCGGGCGACGGCTGGCGGGTCGCGATGAGCCTCCTCGGCTTCGAGCGCGGGGTGTCGACGCTCGCTCAACAGATCGGGTTCGCCCAGGAGTTGGGGCGTGTGATCCGTACGGCCGTCGAGACCGGCGCGGCCGCTGACCCCGTCGTAAGGGAGCGGCTGGTGCGGTTGTGGGCCGAGTTGCGGACCATGCGGTGGAACGCGCTGCGGACGCTGGGCAGGTCGTCCGGCGACCGGGGAGCGCCGAGCGTGGCCAAGCTGCTGTGGGCGGGCTGGCATCAGCGGCTGGGGGAGGCGGCGGTTCAGGTGCGCGGGGCTGCGGCGAGCGTCGGCCCTGCGGACTGGTCGCCCTCCACGCCGTACGAACTCGACGACGCGCAGCAGCTGTTCCTGTTCTCGCGGGCCGACACGATCTACGGCGGTTCGGACCAGGTGCAGCGCACGATCATCGCCGAGCGGGTGCTCGGTCTGCCCAGACAGCCCAGGGGATCAGGGGATAGGGGAGCGGCGTGA
- a CDS encoding ATP-binding protein codes for MQLEIRPDPAEVGRARRWARSRLAGSGIGVDEPLAETLILLVSELVTNAVVHTGRPAVLRLSLPGGGTAEAATVRLEVADASDRAPVPRCAGDDATGGRGLALVDGLADRWGWSAEGRGKRIWCELDRCAQPAEGGDSGDAAADRTSATCAEPTAYQEAAYEGFAYGAYEAV; via the coding sequence GTGCAGCTGGAGATCCGGCCCGACCCCGCTGAAGTGGGTCGCGCCCGGAGGTGGGCCCGTTCGCGCCTCGCCGGGTCCGGGATAGGGGTGGACGAACCACTCGCCGAGACGCTGATCCTGCTCGTCTCCGAACTGGTCACCAACGCCGTGGTGCACACCGGCCGTCCGGCCGTGCTGCGGCTGTCCCTGCCGGGCGGCGGCACGGCGGAGGCGGCCACCGTCCGTCTGGAGGTGGCCGACGCCAGCGACCGGGCCCCCGTGCCCCGGTGTGCCGGCGACGACGCGACGGGCGGCCGCGGACTCGCCCTCGTCGACGGCCTCGCCGACCGCTGGGGCTGGAGCGCCGAGGGCCGGGGCAAGCGCATCTGGTGCGAACTGGACCGCTGTGCCCAGCCCGCCGAGGGCGGCGACAGCGGCGACGCGGCGGCCGATCGGACGAGCGCGACCTGCGCGGAACCGACGGCGTATCAGGAAGCGGCGTACGAGGGGTTCGCGTACGGGGCGTACGAGGCTGTTTGA
- a CDS encoding flavin reductase family protein, producing the protein MGHAGMAAAAVRYLRSAGSLSAGIEVEPLPRPDLRCVREDERAPVDQGEFRRVLGNFASGVTVVTAPAVTDGDGSPLGPAGFACQSFSSLSLDPPLVAFMVGRTSTTWPRIARAGVFCVNVLGAGQSGLCRSFAVSGADKFAGVPYDAAPASGAPRLTGALAWIDCTIHAVHTGGDHLIVVGRVNALGAGDDADEPPLLFHRGRFL; encoded by the coding sequence ATGGGACACGCAGGAATGGCAGCCGCAGCCGTCCGTTACCTCAGGTCCGCGGGCAGCCTCTCCGCCGGGATCGAGGTGGAGCCGCTGCCCCGACCCGACCTGCGCTGCGTCCGCGAGGACGAGCGGGCGCCGGTCGATCAGGGCGAGTTCCGGCGCGTGCTGGGGAACTTCGCCTCCGGCGTGACCGTTGTCACGGCACCCGCCGTGACCGACGGCGACGGCAGTCCCCTCGGCCCTGCCGGCTTCGCCTGTCAGTCCTTCTCCTCCCTCTCCCTCGACCCGCCCCTCGTCGCCTTCATGGTCGGCCGCACGTCCACGACATGGCCGCGCATCGCCCGCGCGGGCGTGTTCTGCGTCAACGTCCTCGGCGCGGGCCAGTCCGGCCTGTGCCGTTCCTTCGCGGTGAGCGGCGCGGACAAGTTCGCGGGCGTCCCCTACGACGCGGCCCCGGCATCCGGCGCCCCGCGCCTCACCGGCGCGCTGGCCTGGATCGACTGCACGATCCACGCGGTCCACACGGGCGGCGACCACCTCATCGTCGTAGGACGGGTGAACGCCCTGGGGGCGGGGGACGACGCGGACGAGCCGCCGCTGCTGTTCCACCGGGGGCGCTTTCTCTGA
- a CDS encoding MFS transporter, with amino-acid sequence MHRAWLVAAVTFVTIIGAAAFRSLPGLLIDPLHQEFGWSRGTISAAVSINLALYGLTAPFAAALMDRFGIRRVVAVALTVIAIGSGLTVWMTAAWQLLLCWGLLVGLGSGSMALAFAATVTNRWFTTRRGLVTGILTAASASGQLIFLPLLSWLVEEHDWRPAAVTVALAALAVVPFVWLLLRDHPADVGQKPYGAEEFVPKPPPVTGAARRTVRVLVSAARTGPFWLLAGTFAICGASTNGLVQTHFVPAAHDHGMPVTAAASLLAVIGVFDVVGTVASGWFTDRFEPRRLLAVYYALRGISLLFLPMLLAPSVRPPMLFFIVFYGLDWVATVPPTVALCREQYGEDSAIVFGWVLASHQVGAALVAFLGGVARDTFGSYDVVWYASGALCAVAALMALVIRRRGASGGGTPGVVGVAGAPRVAGAAG; translated from the coding sequence ATCCACCGCGCCTGGTTGGTCGCCGCCGTCACCTTCGTGACGATCATCGGCGCGGCGGCCTTCCGCTCGCTCCCCGGCCTGCTCATCGACCCCCTGCACCAGGAGTTCGGCTGGTCGCGCGGCACGATCTCCGCCGCGGTCTCGATCAACCTCGCGCTCTACGGGCTGACCGCGCCCTTCGCGGCGGCGCTGATGGACCGTTTCGGCATCCGCCGGGTCGTCGCGGTCGCCCTGACCGTGATCGCGATCGGCTCGGGCCTGACCGTGTGGATGACGGCGGCCTGGCAACTGCTGCTGTGCTGGGGCCTGCTGGTGGGTCTGGGCTCCGGCTCGATGGCGCTGGCCTTCGCCGCGACGGTCACCAACCGCTGGTTCACCACCCGACGAGGCCTGGTCACCGGCATCCTCACCGCCGCCTCGGCCTCCGGCCAGCTGATCTTCCTGCCGCTGCTGTCCTGGCTGGTGGAGGAGCACGACTGGCGTCCGGCGGCCGTGACCGTGGCGCTGGCCGCCCTCGCCGTCGTGCCCTTCGTCTGGCTGCTGCTGCGCGACCACCCGGCCGACGTGGGCCAGAAGCCGTACGGCGCCGAGGAGTTCGTACCGAAACCGCCTCCGGTGACGGGCGCCGCGCGCCGCACCGTACGGGTCCTCGTCTCGGCGGCCCGCACCGGCCCCTTCTGGCTGCTGGCCGGCACCTTCGCGATCTGCGGCGCCTCCACCAACGGCCTGGTCCAGACCCACTTCGTGCCCGCCGCCCACGACCATGGCATGCCCGTCACGGCGGCGGCCTCGCTGCTCGCGGTGATCGGCGTGTTCGACGTGGTCGGCACGGTGGCCTCCGGCTGGTTCACCGACCGCTTCGAGCCCCGCCGGCTGCTGGCGGTGTACTACGCGCTGCGGGGCATCTCCCTGCTCTTCCTCCCGATGCTGCTCGCGCCGAGCGTCCGCCCGCCGATGCTCTTCTTCATCGTCTTCTACGGCCTCGACTGGGTCGCCACCGTCCCGCCCACCGTCGCCCTGTGCCGCGAGCAGTACGGCGAGGACAGCGCGATCGTCTTCGGCTGGGTCCTCGCCTCCCACCAGGTCGGCGCGGCCCTGGTCGCCTTCCTGGGCGGAGTCGCGCGGGACACGTTCGGCTCGTACGACGTCGTCTGGTACGCGTCGGGGGCGCTGTGCGCGGTGGCGGCGCTGATGGCGTTGGTGATCCGGCGGCGGGGGGCCTCGGGGGGCGGGACACCGGGAGTGGTCGGGGTGGCGGGGGCGCCGAGGGTGGCGGGGGCGGCCGGCTAG
- a CDS encoding enoyl-CoA hydratase/isomerase family protein has translation MPEPWIRHRTDAHVTHLTLDRPEALNALTPAQRDHLIRLLADASADPDVRAVVLTGTGRGFCAGADLRGSGNGKRDTGNRTSGDGDAGERIAGDVARTLRLGAQRLIAAVLDCEKPVIAAVNGTAAGLGAHLALACDLVLAAESARFIEVFVRRGLVPDGGGAYLLPRLIGPHRAKELMFFGDALTAADAERLGLVNRVVPDGELDKTAREWAARLAAGPTRALALTKQLVNASLDHDRATAFTAEAAAQEINMTTADAREGVASFVERRDPRFRGR, from the coding sequence ATGCCCGAGCCGTGGATACGCCACCGGACCGACGCCCACGTCACCCACCTCACCCTCGACCGCCCCGAGGCCCTCAACGCCCTCACCCCCGCCCAGCGCGACCACCTCATCCGGCTCCTCGCCGACGCCTCCGCCGACCCGGACGTACGGGCGGTCGTCCTGACCGGAACGGGCCGCGGGTTCTGCGCGGGCGCTGATCTACGAGGCTCGGGGAACGGAAAGCGGGACACCGGCAACCGGACCTCCGGGGACGGGGACGCCGGCGAACGGATCGCCGGGGACGTGGCCCGCACTCTTCGCCTCGGCGCCCAGCGCCTGATCGCGGCCGTCCTCGACTGCGAGAAACCGGTGATCGCGGCGGTCAACGGCACGGCGGCCGGCCTGGGCGCGCATCTCGCCCTCGCCTGCGACCTCGTCCTGGCCGCCGAGTCGGCCCGTTTCATCGAGGTGTTCGTACGACGCGGTCTGGTCCCCGACGGCGGCGGCGCCTATCTCCTCCCCCGGCTGATCGGCCCCCACCGCGCCAAGGAGCTGATGTTCTTCGGCGACGCGCTCACCGCGGCGGACGCAGAACGCCTCGGCCTGGTCAACCGGGTCGTCCCCGACGGGGAGTTGGACAAGACGGCCCGCGAGTGGGCGGCCCGCCTCGCCGCCGGTCCCACCCGCGCCCTCGCCCTGACCAAGCAACTCGTCAACGCCTCCCTCGACCACGACCGCGCCACCGCTTTCACCGCCGAGGCCGCCGCCCAGGAGATCAACATGACGACGGCCGACGCGCGGGAGGGCGTGGCGAGCTTCGTGGAGCGGCGCGACCCCCGTTTCCGGGGCCGCTGA
- a CDS encoding Zn-dependent alcohol dehydrogenase: MRGVVFDGKRAEVVDDLVVRDPGPGEVLVAISAAGLCHSDLSVVDGTIPFPAPVVLGHEGAGVVEAVGAGVTHVTPGDHVALSTLASCGTCPECDRGRPTMCRQAIGRPQKPFTRAGRPVYQFAANSAFAERTVVKAVQAVRIPKDVPLTSAALIGCGVLTGVGAVLNRARVGYGESVVVIGTGGIGLNVLQGARIAGALRIVAVDANPAKEAVARQFGATHFLSSTDGVRDLLPTGADHVFECVGRVELIRTAIDLLDRHGQAVLLGVPPATAEASFLVSSLFLDKSILGCRYGASRPQHDIALYADLYLAGRLLLDELVTRTYPVEDFEKAAADAEAGRVARAVLTF, encoded by the coding sequence ATGCGAGGCGTGGTGTTCGACGGGAAGCGGGCCGAGGTCGTCGACGATCTTGTCGTACGCGATCCGGGGCCCGGCGAGGTGCTCGTGGCGATCTCGGCGGCCGGGCTGTGCCACAGCGACCTGTCGGTCGTCGACGGGACGATCCCCTTCCCCGCGCCGGTGGTGCTCGGGCACGAGGGCGCGGGCGTGGTGGAGGCGGTCGGGGCCGGAGTCACGCATGTGACGCCCGGGGACCATGTGGCGCTGTCCACGCTCGCCAGCTGCGGGACGTGCCCGGAGTGCGACCGGGGGCGGCCGACGATGTGCCGGCAGGCGATCGGACGGCCGCAGAAGCCGTTCACGCGAGCGGGGCGGCCGGTGTACCAGTTCGCGGCCAACTCCGCGTTCGCCGAGCGGACGGTGGTGAAGGCCGTGCAGGCGGTCCGGATCCCGAAGGACGTCCCGCTGACGTCGGCCGCGCTGATCGGGTGCGGGGTGCTGACCGGGGTGGGCGCGGTGCTCAACCGCGCGCGCGTGGGGTACGGCGAGAGCGTCGTCGTCATCGGGACGGGCGGGATCGGGCTCAACGTGCTCCAGGGCGCACGGATCGCGGGTGCGCTGCGGATCGTCGCGGTGGACGCCAACCCGGCGAAGGAGGCGGTGGCACGGCAGTTCGGGGCCACGCACTTCCTGTCGTCGACGGACGGGGTGCGGGACCTGCTGCCGACGGGCGCGGACCATGTCTTCGAGTGCGTGGGGAGGGTCGAGCTGATCCGCACGGCGATCGACCTGCTGGACCGGCACGGGCAGGCGGTCCTGCTCGGCGTGCCGCCGGCGACGGCGGAAGCGTCGTTCCTCGTCTCCTCCCTTTTCCTCGACAAGTCCATCCTGGGCTGCCGCTACGGCGCGTCCCGCCCCCAGCACGACATCGCCCTGTACGCCGACCTGTACCTCGCCGGCCGCCTGCTCCTCGACGAACTCGTCACCCGGACCTACCCCGTCGAGGACTTCGAGAAGGCGGCGGCGGACGCGGAGGCGGGGCGGGTGGCGCGGGCGGTGCTGACTTTCTGA
- a CDS encoding MFS transporter yields MSYRDVASKQVLIWACTTVGARMPVAMAPLALVFLVRERPGGYSLGAMIAAAYVIGEIVGAPVLGMRLRPERARVHLVVGLMAGAAGFAGLGAFPHAHPAVLAAFAAVSGAAPAAATGGLRTLLTTLVPERAAAQALSVESMLTAGVWAVSPAAVAGLALGVAPRVPLALAALLMASSVVGLWRLPAAWGADDATGDRGASRLRVLAGAWPVYVTGAASLTLLGLSELVLPALLEQRGIGVGWSGPLLTGMAVGGGLGAFAYGLRSWPGRLRTRSVVLMAGTSVCVTLAALIPDTAGIALALVLGGTLQSGAMLTRNLSLREALPPSALAAGYSVMYAAAGAGYAATGSLAGVLLQVVAPSTAVLAGVAVTLALTGVGWWGEARRGSSTQGAHTAVALGPAGSGSGGVGAESTAIGGRGDAERRL; encoded by the coding sequence ATGAGCTACCGCGACGTCGCCTCGAAACAGGTCCTGATCTGGGCCTGCACCACCGTCGGCGCCCGCATGCCGGTGGCCATGGCCCCGCTGGCCCTGGTCTTCCTGGTGCGCGAGCGCCCCGGCGGCTACTCATTGGGGGCGATGATCGCGGCGGCCTATGTGATCGGCGAGATCGTGGGCGCGCCGGTGCTGGGGATGAGGTTGCGCCCCGAGCGCGCCCGCGTGCACCTGGTCGTCGGACTCATGGCCGGAGCCGCCGGATTCGCGGGACTGGGAGCCTTCCCCCACGCACACCCGGCCGTCCTCGCCGCGTTCGCGGCCGTCTCCGGCGCCGCCCCGGCCGCCGCCACCGGCGGCCTGCGCACCCTGCTCACCACCCTGGTGCCGGAGCGCGCGGCGGCGCAGGCGCTGTCCGTCGAGTCGATGCTGACAGCCGGGGTGTGGGCCGTCTCCCCGGCCGCGGTCGCCGGCCTGGCCCTCGGCGTCGCCCCGCGCGTCCCGCTGGCCCTCGCCGCCCTCCTGATGGCCTCGTCCGTCGTCGGCCTGTGGCGGCTCCCGGCCGCCTGGGGCGCGGACGACGCGACCGGTGACCGGGGGGCGTCCCGGCTGCGGGTCCTGGCCGGCGCCTGGCCGGTGTACGTCACCGGAGCCGCCAGCCTGACCCTGCTCGGACTGTCCGAACTCGTCCTGCCGGCCCTGCTCGAACAGCGCGGCATCGGCGTCGGCTGGTCCGGCCCGCTGCTGACCGGCATGGCGGTGGGCGGCGGGCTGGGCGCGTTCGCCTACGGCCTGCGGAGCTGGCCGGGACGGCTGCGCACCCGCAGCGTGGTGCTGATGGCCGGTACGTCGGTCTGCGTGACGCTCGCCGCTCTGATACCGGACACGGCCGGGATCGCGCTCGCGCTGGTGCTGGGCGGCACACTCCAGTCGGGCGCGATGCTCACCCGCAACCTCTCCCTGCGCGAGGCCCTCCCGCCGAGCGCGCTGGCCGCCGGTTACTCGGTCATGTACGCGGCCGCGGGCGCGGGGTACGCGGCGACCGGCTCCCTGGCCGGTGTGCTGCTCCAGGTGGTCGCGCCGTCCACGGCCGTCCTGGCCGGAGTGGCCGTGACCCTGGCGCTCACCGGGGTCGGCTGGTGGGGCGAGGCGCGCCGCGGGAGCTCAACGCAGGGCGCGCACACCGCCGTAGCTCTCGGACCTGCCGGATCCGGCTCCGGCGGTGTCGGTGCGGAAAGTACGGCGATAGGCGGTCGGGGTGACGCCGAGCGACGCCTGTAG
- a CDS encoding acyl-CoA dehydrogenase family protein, translating to MRFQLTDDQRALKQGVRELLARRFDREALRAAVRRPGLDRGLWRELGAAGFFALRLPEAQGGVGLGLPEAVLAFEEAGRALLPGPLTATFLAAGRVPGAAEGETVVAAVDRGAGAGGGGGGLVEWLAEADVVCGDASGAVPLRSLDPLTPLHRVPVRVATGAAGGAGTGDRGAGAGAGAGAGAGAGAGAGVGLGSGGGFGSGSEPVSEPEPVAVLLTAAEQLGTAGRVGELAVQHARTRVQFGQPVGGFQAVKHLCAEALVRVETARAAVYAAAVTADPADIAAARLLADEAAVGGSRDCLQVYGGMGFTWEADVHLFLKRAWVRTRRASGGTESEELLAADLLSGAGR from the coding sequence GTGCGTTTCCAACTGACGGACGACCAAAGGGCGTTGAAGCAGGGCGTACGAGAGCTGCTGGCCCGGCGCTTCGACCGCGAGGCGCTGCGGGCGGCCGTGCGGCGGCCGGGGCTCGACCGGGGGCTGTGGCGGGAGCTGGGCGCGGCCGGGTTCTTCGCGCTGCGGCTGCCGGAGGCGCAGGGCGGGGTCGGACTCGGGCTGCCCGAAGCGGTGTTGGCCTTCGAGGAGGCGGGCCGCGCGTTGCTGCCCGGCCCGCTGACAGCCACCTTCCTCGCCGCGGGACGCGTGCCCGGCGCGGCGGAGGGGGAGACGGTCGTCGCGGCCGTGGACAGGGGTGCAGGCGCGGGCGGGGGCGGGGGCGGCCTGGTGGAGTGGCTGGCGGAGGCGGACGTGGTGTGCGGGGACGCCTCGGGGGCCGTACCGCTGCGGTCGCTGGACCCGCTGACACCGCTGCACCGGGTTCCGGTGCGGGTGGCTACGGGGGCGGCGGGGGGTGCCGGGACCGGCGATCGTGGTGCTGGTGCTGGTGCTGGTGCTGGTGCTGGTGCTGGTGCTGGTGCTGGTGCTGGTGTCGGCCTGGGCTCTGGCGGCGGTTTTGGCTCGGGCTCGGAACCCGTTTCCGAGCCCGAGCCCGTCGCCGTGCTCCTCACCGCTGCCGAGCAGCTGGGCACGGCCGGGCGGGTGGGGGAGTTGGCTGTGCAACATGCGCGGACGCGGGTGCAGTTCGGGCAGCCGGTCGGGGGGTTCCAGGCCGTCAAGCATCTGTGCGCGGAGGCGCTGGTGCGGGTCGAGACGGCCCGTGCGGCCGTCTATGCGGCCGCCGTCACCGCCGACCCCGCCGACATCGCCGCCGCCCGACTCCTCGCCGACGAGGCCGCCGTAGGCGGTTCCCGGGACTGTCTCCAGGTGTACGGGGGGATGGGGTTCACCTGGGAGGCGGACGTGCATCTGTTCCTGAAACGGGCCTGGGTGCGCACGCGACGTGCGAGCGGCGGCACGGAGAGTGAGGAGCTGCTCGCGGCGGATCTGCTGTCCGGGGCGGGTCGTTAG
- a CDS encoding cyclase family protein — translation MTLPVEFHDIAKRVNNWGRWGADDEIGTLNLITDEVVRGAAAEIRTGRRVPLALPLRHDGVQTGMIPGRVNPLHAMVQINQEIFGPGTVACSDDAVTMGLQAGTHWDALTHVSHSGKLYNGRPAATVTAHGGAEFSGIDKARHIVSRGVLLDVARARGVDRLAGGHAVTPEDLEAAEELAGTRVRGGDIVLVRTGQIQVYLAGDREAYGYPSPGLSVRTPEWFHARDVAAVANDTLTFEIFPPEIEDLWLPVHALDLVEMGMLQGQNWNLEKLSTACGETGRYAFLLSAMPEPFVGGTGTPVAPVAVL, via the coding sequence ATGACACTGCCGGTCGAGTTCCATGACATCGCCAAGCGCGTCAACAACTGGGGCCGCTGGGGGGCCGACGACGAGATCGGCACGCTCAACCTGATCACCGACGAGGTGGTGCGCGGGGCGGCCGCGGAGATCCGCACCGGCCGTCGCGTCCCGCTCGCGCTGCCCCTGCGGCACGACGGCGTGCAGACCGGGATGATCCCGGGCCGGGTCAACCCCCTGCACGCCATGGTGCAGATCAACCAGGAGATCTTCGGTCCCGGCACGGTGGCGTGCAGCGACGACGCCGTGACGATGGGCCTGCAGGCGGGCACCCACTGGGACGCGCTGACCCACGTGTCGCACTCGGGGAAGCTCTACAACGGCCGCCCGGCCGCCACCGTCACCGCGCACGGCGGCGCGGAGTTCAGCGGCATCGACAAGGCGCGGCACATCGTCTCGCGCGGGGTCCTGCTCGACGTGGCACGCGCGCGTGGCGTCGACCGGCTGGCCGGCGGACACGCGGTCACCCCGGAGGACCTGGAGGCGGCGGAGGAGCTGGCGGGCACACGCGTGCGCGGCGGCGACATCGTGCTCGTGCGCACCGGGCAGATCCAGGTCTATCTGGCGGGCGACCGGGAGGCGTACGGCTATCCCTCGCCGGGGCTCTCGGTGCGCACTCCGGAGTGGTTCCACGCGCGCGATGTGGCCGCGGTGGCCAACGACACCCTCACGTTCGAGATCTTCCCGCCGGAGATCGAGGATCTGTGGCTGCCCGTGCACGCGCTCGACCTCGTGGAGATGGGGATGCTCCAGGGCCAGAACTGGAATCTCGAAAAGTTGTCCACAGCCTGTGGAGAAACGGGACGCTACGCGTTTCTGCTGTCCGCCATGCCCGAGCCGTTCGTCGGCGGAACGGGAACCCCGGTGGCCCCGGTGGCCGTTCTGTAG
- a CDS encoding GlxA family transcriptional regulator, whose product MSREPEFRPHRVVVLALDGLLPFELGIPHRIFGRPKDALGRPLYEVVTCSIRPPGPVWTDADFAVLVEHGPEALATADTVIVPASYELGPVFEEGVLTDELAAALAHLRPGVRLASICTGVYVLAAAGFLDDRPATTHWADADRLQQLFPRIRVDPDVLFIDDGDVLTSAGVAAGIDLCLHIVRRDHGTAVANEVARRTVVPPHRDGGQAQYIERPVPDPQQATTTSARAWALGRLHEPIQLRDMAAQEAMSVRTFTRRFREEVGVSPGQWLTRQRVERARQLLESSDLSVDQVARDAGFGTAQSMRQHLQASLGVTPTAYRRTFRTDTAGAGSGRSESYGGVRALR is encoded by the coding sequence ATGAGCCGTGAGCCGGAGTTCCGCCCGCACCGTGTGGTCGTCCTCGCCCTGGACGGCCTGCTCCCCTTCGAGCTGGGCATCCCGCACCGCATCTTCGGCCGCCCCAAGGACGCCCTGGGCCGTCCTCTCTACGAGGTCGTGACCTGCTCGATCCGGCCGCCGGGCCCGGTGTGGACGGACGCCGACTTCGCCGTCCTGGTCGAGCACGGCCCGGAGGCCCTGGCCACCGCCGACACCGTGATCGTCCCGGCCTCCTACGAGCTGGGCCCGGTCTTCGAGGAGGGCGTCCTGACCGACGAGCTCGCCGCCGCCCTCGCCCACCTCCGCCCCGGCGTCCGGCTCGCCTCCATCTGCACCGGCGTGTACGTCCTGGCCGCCGCCGGCTTCCTCGACGACCGCCCGGCGACCACGCACTGGGCCGACGCCGACCGTCTGCAACAGCTCTTCCCGAGGATCAGGGTCGACCCGGACGTGCTGTTCATCGACGACGGCGACGTCCTCACCTCGGCCGGCGTCGCCGCCGGGATCGACCTGTGCCTGCACATCGTCCGCCGCGACCACGGCACCGCCGTGGCCAACGAGGTCGCCCGCCGCACGGTCGTACCGCCGCATCGCGACGGCGGGCAGGCGCAGTACATCGAGCGCCCGGTGCCCGACCCGCAGCAGGCGACCACGACCTCCGCGCGCGCGTGGGCGCTGGGCCGCCTGCACGAGCCGATCCAGCTGCGGGACATGGCCGCGCAGGAGGCCATGTCGGTACGGACGTTCACGCGCCGCTTCCGCGAGGAGGTCGGCGTGAGCCCGGGGCAGTGGCTCACCCGGCAGCGGGTCGAGCGGGCCCGCCAGCTCCTGGAGTCCAGCGACCTGTCCGTCGACCAGGTCGCCCGGGACGCCGGTTTCGGCACCGCCCAGTCGATGCGACAGCACCTACAGGCGTCGCTCGGCGTCACCCCGACCGCCTATCGCCGTACTTTCCGCACCGACACCGCCGGAGCCGGATCCGGCAGGTCCGAGAGCTACGGCGGTGTGCGCGCCCTGCGTTGA
- a CDS encoding SDR family NAD(P)-dependent oxidoreductase yields MGNFLAGKVVAVTGAGRGIGRAVALAAAAEGARVVVNDYGVAVDGAAPASEVAEAVVKEIVAAGGEAVAVADDISTMAGGQRLVDVAVTSYGRLDGVVCVAGILRERMLFNMSEQEWDPVVATHLKGTFTVFRAASAVMRGQRSGTLIGFTSGNHQGSVSQANYSAAKGGIISLVRSAALGLHKYGVTANAVAPVARTRMSAGVPMELAEIGEPEDVAAFVVYLLSDSAREQGVTGQVYTVAGPKIAVWAQPRELRSAYAEGGSWTPERIAEVLPGSVGVDPMPMLERLEEMRRAAGEGARPNQ; encoded by the coding sequence GTGGGGAACTTCTTGGCCGGCAAGGTCGTCGCCGTCACGGGTGCGGGGCGGGGCATCGGGCGGGCGGTCGCGCTCGCGGCGGCGGCCGAGGGCGCGCGGGTCGTCGTCAACGACTACGGGGTCGCCGTGGACGGGGCCGCGCCCGCCAGCGAGGTCGCCGAGGCCGTCGTCAAGGAGATCGTGGCGGCCGGCGGGGAGGCCGTGGCCGTCGCCGACGACATCTCCACCATGGCGGGCGGTCAGCGTCTCGTCGACGTGGCGGTGACGTCGTACGGCAGGCTCGACGGGGTCGTGTGCGTGGCGGGGATCCTGCGCGAGCGGATGCTGTTCAACATGTCCGAGCAGGAGTGGGACCCGGTCGTCGCCACCCATCTCAAGGGCACGTTCACCGTTTTCCGCGCCGCTTCCGCGGTCATGCGGGGACAGCGTTCCGGCACACTGATCGGCTTCACCAGCGGCAACCACCAGGGATCCGTCTCCCAGGCCAACTACAGCGCGGCCAAGGGCGGGATCATCTCGCTGGTGCGCAGCGCCGCGCTGGGGCTGCACAAGTACGGGGTGACCGCGAATGCGGTGGCCCCTGTGGCCCGTACGCGGATGTCGGCGGGCGTGCCGATGGAGCTGGCGGAGATCGGCGAACCGGAGGATGTGGCCGCGTTCGTGGTCTATCTGCTGTCGGACAGCGCCCGGGAGCAGGGCGTCACCGGGCAGGTGTACACCGTCGCCGGGCCGAAGATCGCGGTGTGGGCGCAGCCACGTGAACTGCGTTCGGCCTACGCGGAGGGGGGTTCCTGGACGCCCGAGCGGATCGCGGAGGTGTTGCCGGGGTCGGTGGGGGTGGATCCGATGCCGATGCTGGAACGGTTGGAGGAGATGCGGCGGGCCGCGGGGGAAGGGGCTCGGCCCAATCAGTGA